Below is a genomic region from Belonocnema kinseyi isolate 2016_QV_RU_SX_M_011 chromosome 4, B_treatae_v1, whole genome shotgun sequence.
ttaaaaatgcatctcttcacttatttatttttgaaattaaaaattgtaacaaaaatttactaTTGGATAAAACTATATTGTAAATAGTAATaggaaaaatcttttcaaaaaaaattcaaaaaaaattttgaaccgattattttaattcctgatatttttctaaagattaaaaaaaaaaaatttttattttcaacccaaatatagaagcttttgaaggattttataatgtttcaaaacaataggaaaaaattcttaagaatcctgagaaaatttttaataattttttatttttcaaattaattttaagagattattggAAAAGTTggcaaaagatttcgaaaattattaaaatagaatcTGTAAAATTCTAacgctattttaaaaatttcacaaacaattTGAATCAATtcttggaattccttaaattttctaaaaggcataaaaataatgtttagttttaaaaaatttcaacaaactaaaacaaaatgaagatattttgagatttccaataaaaaatttagctgattttaaaggatttttaaagtttaaaaacaatagaaaacgattctcaagattcctggaaaattttgttatgcttttctattttgcaaaataatttaaagaaagtattgaagaatatttcaatataattagaaaattaatataaaagaatctgaaaagtTTTGAagtcattttgaaaatgttacaaaaaattcgaatcaattctttgaattcccgaaattttctaaaagacaatggaaaaaaattctcaagattcccgtgaaaatttaaaatgattttttatttttagaaataattctaaaaaaatatcgaaaaagattgcaaaatattttttaaattattagaaaagaatctggaaaaattgtaattccttttttaatactataaaaaaatttcgaatggaTTCATTCAGTtgtctgaattcctgaaaattttcgggaaatagaaaaataactttaatcatataaatatataaaaagaaactcaaaacaaaatagaaattaaaaaaatatccaacaaaaaatgcaaaaacagtTATAAgtatttggaaagatttcaagccaatataagaaatttattaaGACTCCTGGAAAAACTTTacacgattttttattttgtaaaataattttaacagaatatagaaaaagattttaaaatatttaaaaaactattacacAGTAATCTGGACGATTTTcgtaacatttttagaattttacgaaaaaatattgcaaaatattttcaaaattattttaaaaatatctgttagattttaattcaatttaaaaaatttttagaatttttttttaacttaagaaacaTTCGAATCAATTCTTCGAAatcctgaaattctctgaaagatacaaaaatatttctaaacttaaacgatttccaaagattttgaaacaatagaaaaaaattcctgtgaaaatttttaataatttttaattttgcaaaataattttaagaaaaattttatcaaagtttttgatataatttcttaaaagatttttattttaaagttatattaaaatcaaatgaaatcataGTATTCATCTACCTAATGTGTACCCGAATCgaacatatttttaaagcttcgaatttataaaaaatacaatcagagattgaaattgtattttttacatcGATAAtagtttttcagtaaaatgtCAAGAAATAATTTACGATTCTCTTGTAAATAGGGTCCAATCTTTTACActatagaaacaaaaaattattattgattttttattgatttaatttaattttaattaatatttattttatttatatttaattaattaatattatttattattattattattattattattaattaatatttaatgaattaatatgtatttattacattaatattttaatttaatttttattgatttatttttattaaaggtgTTAAATTTGTCGAGGCTTAAATGATGATGAGTTTGCTATTATTTCTGCTCTTTTCTGTGATGAATTTAGCTTGCATCAATTAAATAAACATCCCACGTGATTAGTTATTCAGTATAAAGGGACGACTTTCCagattaagataaaatatttcgggttcttcttggtttgaaagtgaaaaaaaaaactttttcaatgatGAAGTGGTCGTTATTTTTTTTGGCTCTATGTGCCTTACAAGTAAGTCACCTAGTTgatagttaataattatttattattctgtaTCATCATTtactgatttttgtttaattatgtaaatgtaacattttgaaatcttaaaaaaaatgaaattagattttttcttggCAAAAGGAAATTTCCCAAtgaagtaataatttattttgagaattattattggaaaatccctattattaagaaaaaaccgTCTTGATGTTTCATTTGTTAATACAAAAATCATCCAGGCGAACTAGTGTCATAATATTCCCTACAACTATTAAAAAATCTATGCTAACCATTAATTATATTGTTCATTCTTCATaaagtttctttgtttatttttcataacaattagaaaaatgaaaaccCTCAATGGACAGAATTGATTGTATTGAAATTTTAGATTGAGAAGTTTattcattaagtttttttattaaattatgtaaattcaaaatttgaggacattaaaaacatatgaaattcgatttttctttgaattttgaacagttcaattattaacttttgaataataattaatccaGCCgcccataattttttttagcgcctgtaagttttggtttaaaaaatttttttaacacaactGAGTCAGTGAACTGTTATTGGAAAATTTCTATTGTCTAAAGCAAATCGtctaccattttaattttttaattaaaaaattatccagtCCAACAATCATcataattttctctgaaaatattGCAAAACCTATTCTAACAACGACGACAATCTTTGAAAAGTCGTGCATGAAGACACTaattacacaaaattaatttcGAGGCCCTTCAGTTATTATCATTTTATGaatctaacaaaaatttaatgtttctcaaatttttttaaacaattcgaggtgatgtttttaaaatgaatacagGGTAAATCaccttgaaaatttcacaatatagTCGCGGCCATAATTTTTTTAGCGCCTGTAGGTTTTGGTTCAAAAGTTTGTTTAACACAACTGAGTCAGTGAATtgtcattgaaaaatttctactgTCTAAAGCAAATCGtctaccattttaatttttcgaaaagggtcaaaagttaatttctaattttgttcttttttaatccgaataaAAAACCACGTTTGtagaatttcacattaaaaaagggagcgaggaagtttgagctacgacaaacttcgagcgaacgaattttccgccaatgtattggccaactttttggaaaatcgcaattcgatttgatttttagttctaGAATTACAGCGAGTTTAGTACGAGCTCGCCACGTGACaacacaggatttttcaggggacgccgcctaaAGCCTGAAACATCGACCTtacccatcctttgttttgtccactcgctcgcactggtcagcgttccggcggcgtcccctgaaaaatcctgtgttGTCACGTTGCGAGCTCGCACTAAATTCGctctaattatggaactaaaaatcaaatcgaattgagattttccaaaaagttggccaatacattggcggaaaattcgttcgcttgaagtttgtcgtagctcaaacttcctcgctcacttttttaatgtgaaagtctaaaaacgtggtttttcattgggattaaaaaaaaacattagaaataacCTTTTGACCCTTTCTGAagactgtagcctccgctagaatgtcacgaataaaactcaaaaaaaaaaggttaataagttgataaatgaattacttacggcgagttgaatgtgaaaaacatggttttttcaattaaaataaaggtcagtttttatttatttactggaaaatttgcagcccaagagaaaaactgtaaatggagactcaggttcatttctcaagagctatctaactatattttttgtttttttcaaatttcgaatttcacttttgtccagaactcctcaaatTATGTCTggcttataaatatataaaaaaatttatacattagattcaaataatatgaaattttaatggtTGCAATTGAACAAGTTTAAATTTAgtccttttaaattaaacatcttCTAAATTATCAATTGTCTgcgagattttttcaaatattaacaattttttacgaaaaatgtcaAATTCGAAACTACTGCATAACCGATCCTGAAGCAAGCCtggactttaaaaataataaaacttaataattccatttttcaattttaagtttccTAAATGAAGAAACCTGCACTTTTATTTGAGCTTAAAATATaactggaaaataaaatttttaaatttgaaataattgcatCCATTAACTTTTAAGTTCACAATATAGTTAgatctttcattttaatttgtgcacGGTAAAGTATATACTATTCTCATtgcttgaataatttaaattcgaattaaataactactccgaaaaaattaaattcccgacactgtaaagcTCCCGAATTATAGAATtccttaataagaaaattcacgaataacaaaattgcaaaaaagtaaagaaataccgaattgtaaaatttccgaatcttAAAATTCGcgaattataagatttcaaaaaaataaaaatgccgcattgaaatattcttcaataataaaattctcgaataataaaattaacgacagtttataatattaccgaattggaaaattctcgaaaaataaaataccttgtcagaaaatttcctaattataaaatatccgaattgtgtaactcttgaattgtaaaatttcaagaaattcaaaaattacaattttttataaatatattttattgatcgCAGTTTATAAATTCAGCAACTCAATAGcttcaatctaaattttaattttttgaacttgaaatttggatccatgcacattaaaaaaatgcgtcacagagaaatattttgtttaaaactattgttattttaaattcaaaaaattttcgaaattttaaaatttgtaagtaatcggaaaaattgttatttttttatttgtaatcaataaaatatatttataaataaaaaattaattattcaatttctcgAATTctacaatttgggaattttccaattcggatatcttataaataaagaattttttggcaagtgttttattattcagaaatttcccAATTTGGTTATCTAATAAGCTGTCATGAATTTTCTTTGTCGGGAATGTTcgattttgggaattttataattcggcaaatttattattcgagaattttattattcgaaaattttccaaatcgatatttttattttttggcaatttttttcagaacttgaaGAAACGTTTCTCTTGAtctcaaacaaaatttctttctgcGTGTACGTGAAGAAAAGATTTTAGAGTAATGAAAGTAATTTACTTTctctcaaataatttaattattctcaaataagaatcatttttgttgaaaattaattccatttAACTAACAAGTCTTCCctaatatttatagtttaaaatatttctcctttagataaaaaataatactttgctaaaaattcaaatagtcgtcaaaaagtaatatttttcatcgGAAATTAAACTAGCCGGgcaaaagttcaaccattttttcaaaaacttattttatttgttgaataaaatagtttttataaaattagggtttcttcttcaaaattaattttttcattgaaaattcaactaaaatattgttttttgaaagtagGAGAgcccgaataattttttttgtgacaaTATGATGAGagtcaaaagtttcattttttgtcaaagattaataaaaaaaatttttttaaattattctgctCATTAAAGGTTTTTCTTTATAACAATTGGCTGAGAATAAAAAACAAGAGATTTTTTGAACAGCACACaatcttatcaacaaatgaagggtttttttacaagaattcACTAAAGGAAGTTTTCTCAGCatggaaagatttttttatttaaagagatcTAACCTGGATATTGATGTTATagatgttttaaatttgtctgaGCTACTGCAGTTGAAATATCAATGGTGAAAAATTTGcggaaattaaatttgtatctgttagatataaagctgataaaaataaaactttaatttctgaACATGGAAAATTCAAgtccttaaaaaaaagaaaattaaaatttaagattttggaaaattaattttctttaattttcaagttttaataataagctctaaattttctttaactttcaacAGTTCAACCTCTAActattaagaaattttgatttttggtgtCCTGATAATTTAATtgctcaaaattgaagaaaaagaaaacttgaagcactgaaaatgaaaaattcaactgatatacacttcaattttctactgtggaaaatgcaatttttactttttttatcaatgttaaacagttttattaataactgttagaaattaaaaaaatttcgaaataaatttttcatctattaaaaatttgaggaCATTAGAAATTCAagggtttaaaaatgaattattaattttcttcagttttatattgttgaaaactattgtgatttttcttcaatttttaatagttgaaaacttaactattacaAACCCAactatttaaactttaattttccactgagcaattttcaacatttgaaaagttaagaaaaatcaaagtttaacttttaaaaaataaagaaaatttaattttcaactgctcAATTTTTCAGTTATATGACTGAaacttgaattgtttaaattcaagggAAGAAAAGccatgagaattaaaaaaaaaagaaagttggtTTATCTGCTTGGCAGTCTGCATTATAACTATTGTTCATCATTTCAGACTGTCTTCGCTAATTTAATAACGGATCtggaaaatttacataaactacgTATGGGCACACTGAAAGGCCTCGTGGACAAATTAACAGAGGATTTCAAAGTAAGTTagttaaaatggtttaatttctttaaatatttgtttgattacaaaaattaaagaattttatctaATTGTTTTTTTCATCTTGCCCACTAGGCTGTACTTCAGAATAAAGAGACAAAAGGACTAAGATTTGACGTTGTCGAATGTCAGGATGATGTTGATAGACTCGAATTGGAATATAAATCTAGAGTTAATATATTTAATGGTTGTTCTGAATTTGGCATTAGAACCCAAAGAATTCaggtacataaaaaaaattaaattatttcttgaaaaaaggtcTTCTCCTTTCGCTCCACTGGCGAaaaaaccacaaaacttctgatatcCGGTCAAGTTCTTTTCCATTAATCTATTAGAGCGTTAGGAataagaacttttattttaaaaaaataaagttaatttttagcaagaTGTTAAGGGtgccaataatttttttcaaagaaactgttatatttttttgcgGATGGTACTTTTACTTACagcaaataattttgttaagaaaaatttaattttagattagaaaaaattgttttccatgtAGTCTGATTAATACTTTGagcattttcttttattgaagattcttatctTGGTCGATATTGTGAATTATCTGCCTTTGCGTTTGTTTCCTTCAATTAactacgaggggtgttcaaaaaataagtttccctAGAGTGCagttttgccccagcgccatctagcgagctgaGACCGAAcgtagttttagtttaggatataccgataagagcggaaccggtcttagctgccgaaaaatTTTTGtcatcagtaccggctcggaaaccatggagctacctgtgaaaaacgtgtccacttgtgagttacgtccagttattcgctttttaactgcaaaagggcttaatggcaacgaaattcacgctgacaaatatcgatttcaggaggcattgagtcaaaaattctgtcaattgtaaagCGCCTATCCGCCAAAACGATTTTTTCGACTGCTGCGACTGCGGCATCTGTAATGGCTGTTATTGGCCTGCTAAGACCGGTTCAGCTCTTATCGgcatatcctaaactaaaactaggttcggtcccagctcgctagatggcgctggggcaaaacaACAGACtggggaaacttactttttgaataccCCTCGTATATTTAGGAATTCATATGTTGGAAGGTTTCAAAGTACTCAATACAACTAAAAAACACTAGAAAGAATTGAAAAGCGTCCCAAGAAATTCCATAGAATGaataaaaacttcatttaaattaccaccaaaaatgtagaaaaattaaatttgaactaattataatttaaagctaGTTAATTTAAGGGAAGATCTTCCTATATTTTAGATAACGAAACTGCAGTAGATAATTGTTAATTGAGagcaaagatatattttaaacaaatcaaaattaaaatcacaaaataataatatgtagtggaatttatttaaatttggttttttaaagttcaatcCGAACGAGAAGCTCAGATGAGATCCTCACGAAGATTTtcaattcttgaatatttttgtctatagATGGCAGGTTtaaaatggctaaaaaaattatttatttctctaCAGGATGCAGAAATCTGCTGGACTCAGCAAATTAAATACTTCAGAAAAGAGGAAGAGAAGCGTAGAATAAACACCAGGAACTGCATTCTAAAGCACTTTGTTAAAGACCGAGAACCTTATGTACTACTGTGATTGTGTAAGGATCATAAAGTAAACAATCTGAATAAAATTCCGTTCATAAAATTCACTTGCttgaatattattctttagaGAAAAATAAACTACTCTGCAAAACGAAAAAACTGTCTTTGTTAAAAACTGCACTGAATCCGCCAATATATTgaagttattttattgtaaatttaaaacaaaatatgactTCAACATCCAAGGTTTTTCCATCAATTTCATTATTccttaagaaataaattaataatgcctattcaacttctttttgggatttgaaaatcaaaacttaaattttaaatctttaaatttcgaatcgctttaaattataaaaataaattgaaaattcctcgacaTCCTTTGAAACatcgtcaaatatttaaaagccttaaaaatctcttgaaattttttaaacttcagattgaaatttagaaaagagaattatttttttcaatcttaaccTTTCTATATATACTATTATTTACGTAAGTCTTATATCTGCTTCCTTGTCTCTATTTcttgcgatagcgcaatttagaacttattagcaaacgagtgagagagcgaacgaaagcgagagagagagagagagaatgagaacacaaacgcatcttagtctacttaacttttatcttaccattacttacaatctgtacacttctaatctaagcgacttccgtttcctttttctttcacttcttttatacctccatttgcctgtTTTTCACaaacattctttcattctctctcatccACTCGTCTAGCAACCTCCAACTCTtttatccattcttctcctaatccatcctcccctagaatcttagtcacattctcttgccagcttccattatcttccattcctctcctacatgcttcccatacatgctcccatgtttcctcctcccattcacatattctacactttctgttatCTTCTCTTTCCCAGTACACCCTGTCCCTTATctcgtttcccaatctgaatcttgctattctgatcCGCCTTCTCTTTCCCCATCCCTTtactaaatactttggcactccttccttttttataatcttataccatttattgtattttgattactCACTCATTCCCCATCTTTCTACTAATTGTCTTtttctctcccttttttccagttcttcatagtttactccagtcccgtcttctatttctctatcactaaagaactccctcctttcttcttcccatctcgttaatttgatcgccctccctctcctctcttctgcctccatcaaacactttcttgcCAAATCCCCTCCCTTTCCGTCACACAGCTTCGTCTTAAacttccatgccctctttcccgcttttatacttaacttatccctttgcgcttcttctctcaccatttttacaattcaaagtttgAATACTTGAATcccattaagttgaaaattattcatatttcatcattgaaaatttgtaaaaattaaatttcgacagctttgaatttttattgatctcaTTTTCTAAACTCTAATCTactaacaatttaatatttagcgttttgaaattttttggttttctaaatttgaatctgaagctttaagaaatttcaagagatttcaaaagattttaaatatatgaggatgttttaaaatatgtcaaggaattttcaatttattttaataattaacaggaatttcaagcaattttaaagaagtacttttaaaatatttttagaaaatttcaaggaatgtcaaaatattttgatcgtATTGCAAtatttacagtatttaaaaaggttccaaggaatttttaatttattgcagtAATTTAATACTATATTTTAGAGggtgtaaaatattttaggttatttttaaaattgcaaggaattttgtagagttttaaaaaatttgaagagattttaaaggtttgaaatattttaggatgtttttaaacatttttggaaacatttgttttctggaaatttaactattttgtagaacattattccatttccgacagaaggtttcatcttgtgaatgaaaaactcgatttttgacaatttttactaTCAACTTCTGGATTAAGAATTAATctcatttgtttacaaattcaactactttgttaaaactttaaacaaaagagattaattctaaacgcggaatttaatagccaagactttcaaaatgaaaatcgaatttttaatacaaaagatgaaagtttctgtcgaaaatattataatgttcaacaaaatagtcaaatttttaaacaaaagcgattaattctgaacgcggagcttaataaaaaaatgttcaatttaaaatgcgaagttttaatctaaaatatagaactagctgttcgaaatagacgagtgtttatcaaaatagttgattttactacccaaaaaagatgactttttaggaaaatttagataaaatcttccacaaaagtaaaaaatttatctgaaagatTCCCAGTTTTCCTCTAAACTGACCTGAACTCGTGCAGTTCTGAAACTTTTTGTTAATTAacatatgtggttgactttcttttttttaagtcaaatattcaGGAGTTGATGTTGATAACCCAATGATtcttcgatcgcacctggtgcgataattctgaaaaaaaaccctgaaaacaatgattttaaggtcaaatactAGAAAGTTAAAAAACACGAAATTGGCTTATTTATCTCTCAGATTGTAGCTGTCGAAAAGTGCTTACTTCGCGATCGAACAGTTTTACTCGGTGTGAAATACCAAccatctaaattttaaatatttaaatctgccTGAGTCAAAGCCCATaccaggttgtgtgcgtgcggtatacatacgatggccacgcgacgcacacatgcaAAGTGTTGAGAGGCCACTCacttacctcatgtcggtcattgtcggtggtgcagaacTTACCACACCGACCGAGTTTTTGTCAACTGATATTTCTTATGCATTGCGAGTCTCTATTTCTCTATGGTACATGCAATATTTTCATCGGTACCCACTTATTTAGCTAGCGAAAtgcggttccttttaaaaaaaactcgaaaaaacagcaaaatcaacttttaaattgttaaaattcggattctacgttaaaattcgctgtggaaggtcacagaataatggcaatagttttttttcgcaacggtaaaaagttttaaaaatttaagacgtataacgcctctCGCTCCTACACTTCAAACAAATcccctgtaagtagcagtcaacaggcgttatacgtcttttttttttaactttttaccatttcaaaaaaaagtattgcgattattccgtgaccttctgtagggaattttaacgtagaatccgaatttcaacaatttaaaagttgattttgctttttttcgagttttttaaaaaggaaccgaatctggacccaatggggtcttgacgggtactttgtagaggctccatttggttaaTTCAGTCTGCAAGACAACCTCTGGATTTTCCAGTCagggacaaaataaaaatttcatatcattcaccggaattggaattttttctttttgctaacgtttgtacgtcgttcATACTATTTATTAATCCATTATTTTCGTGTGTACAATCCAAAGATTTTCCAcgtaaaacaaatacattttttatctgatAATGGTGACAAATATTACCGAACCACGTCCAAAGATTTTCTAcggaaaacagaaaaaaattttgagattgaTAATAATCATGAAAGTGAAACTCCGAAGGCTCCGTCTTATATTCCCAATCCCAAAATAATAATTGGAATTCCCAAAAATTCACGGTCAGGATTCTAAATGAACCAGGTTCAAAGATTATGAATGTGAATTAgcttttagattcaaaaattagaaacagtCTCACACTCAGCCTCAAAAAATATCAGGTTCCGTTCCTAACaccatacaaatattaaaaactcacAAATCAACCCCTTAGCAATCTTGGCAAAACAGATACGAATATTCTCCACGTAAAgcaaacaataaatttataattaagaatgGTTACACAAGTCCCCTACAAAACGCTGCAAcatatgtttcaaaaattcaaatttaggggGATGACCCAAATTTCTATTTCCCACTTGCTGGGCATCGAAGAGGGTACAAATGAAAATACTGTTTGtaaaaacagtacaaacgacgtaaaAACGTATccaaaaagaatatataaaaattaaaatattggaaatacaAACAGTAATAAAGACGCATACGCGTATGGTaaaagaaaacttcaaaaattagaatttcgagGGGATgacacgaaatttttatttttccctcaCTAGGCAGCCAAAAAGATAACAAACGAAAATGGGTCCTCGGCTTCTTGCGCCTAAGTCCCGCTGTGGCTTGTATCTTGCCTTGCATCGTTCTTCTCCTTACGAGTTCTCGCTCTTTTCTGGGCCAGGTGGGGGTCGCGATTATGGTGTAGGTGTTGAGGATTAAATTGGTTGAAGAAAGGGATAAAACGAAGATACTTCAATGGTAGATTACTTAATGGAATGTTGCTCCTAAACTTCTCGTAACTATGGTGATTGGGATGAACACTAAACTACCTTATTGCTATAGAAAGAAATGAAGCAAAAGCAGTTCATCAGTATTGATTCAGCTGCAGTCAGATCTATATGAATTTCAGGAAGTAGATGCGATGCGACGAAAACGTCGAATGCTAAAAAGAAGTAAATCCTATAACGAAAGTGTGTTAAATAAAACGTTCAAGCCAATAGCGACAAGGCAAGGGAGacagcgtccagtgcaagtgagggggaggatctcttgaagaggaacagggacagcaaagagagtccggagagcAGCGCGCTAGACAGTccctttaaaaaagtatatacatgtaggtcaccccccccccccccccccaatggaaGAGAAGACAGAAAAGTACTGAGAAGGATAGAGAAAAGAGGATGAAATCAAGAAAATGGAAGGGAtgagggcgagaagcaaggtagAGGGTGGAGATTATGATAGGAGACAAAGTAAGAGAGCATAGGAATGAATAGGAGAAGAGAGAGGATAGGG
It encodes:
- the LOC117170798 gene encoding uncharacterized protein LOC117170798 codes for the protein MKTVFANLITDLENLHKLRMGTLKGLVDKLTEDFKAVLQNKETKGLRFDVVECQDDVDRLELEYKSRVNIFNGCSEFGIRTQRIQDAEICWTQQIKYFRKEEEKRRINTRNCILKHFVKDREPYVLL